GAAAGCTCACGAGCTGCTCTTTAAGTACAACCTTTCAATGGCCGATATCAACGAAGGAAAAACTACTATAAAAGAGGTTGTGTACCAAGATGGATTTCGGAGAAAACAATGGAGAGGTCTACTCTTATATAACATAGCAAAAGCAAACTATTCCGCTTTGTTGACGGGAGAAGGATATGGAGGCCATTATTCTTTCACGTTTGTAGGAAAAGAACATAATCTTCAGACATGTATATGGATGAGTGATTATTTATTGAAAGCTGTAGAGCGAATAAGTAGAAAGGAAATTCCGAAAAACGCAAAACAAAAGTATCGAGAAAACTATCGTCTTGGTATGGCAACAGGCATTTCATATACACTCTCTGAATTAAGAGCTGAGGAAGAAACTGGACCAGAAAGTCGATCGCTTATACTTGCAGAAGACGCTCAACTTAGTGAATATCTACAGGAACAGGGATTGAGAACCAAAGAAACATTTATAAAAAGTGGCTCAAAGGCTTTTTATAACGGCGTAAGAGAAGGCTTAAAGATCCCTTTGAACACGCAGATAAGCCAGGTACAAGCATG
The Sediminispirochaeta bajacaliforniensis DSM 16054 genome window above contains:
- a CDS encoding DUF2786 domain-containing protein produces the protein MHIGKRHKMDDQKQVMEKIRKLLSLATSPEKEEAETAIMKAHELLFKYNLSMADINEGKTTIKEVVYQDGFRRKQWRGLLLYNIAKANYSALLTGEGYGGHYSFTFVGKEHNLQTCIWMSDYLLKAVERISRKEIPKNAKQKYRENYRLGMATGISYTLSELRAEEETGPESRSLILAEDAQLSEYLQEQGLRTKETFIKSGSKAFYNGVREGLKIPLNTQISQVQA